A DNA window from Candidatus Binataceae bacterium contains the following coding sequences:
- a CDS encoding LLM class F420-dependent oxidoreductase gives MKIGIFSLALGMAKGTALSKAFAAHAERLGFSTLWVPEHVVLLDKYASRYPYSDNGILPAPTNSPIPDPFLSLTVMASATEKIRLATGICLVPEHNPVVLAKVIATLDWLSEGRFALGVGIGWLEEEFAAIGIPWERRAQRTRECIDAMRRLWGDDVSSFSGEFVSFKEVRSFPKPVRGSVPIIFGGESAPALRRVADYGTGWFGFNLTPDEASAKIRKLEQLLRANNRKLSDVELIVSPSGKPITPDDLKRYREVGVGEVVITTLGLPRTPEAAAKTLEEGARKWLEPALKL, from the coding sequence ATGAAGATCGGAATTTTCTCACTTGCGCTCGGGATGGCGAAAGGGACCGCGCTCAGCAAGGCGTTCGCTGCGCATGCGGAGCGTTTGGGATTTTCCACGCTGTGGGTCCCGGAGCACGTGGTGTTACTGGACAAATACGCGTCGCGCTATCCATATAGCGACAACGGGATCCTGCCGGCGCCGACCAATTCTCCTATTCCCGATCCGTTTTTGAGCCTCACGGTGATGGCTTCGGCAACCGAGAAGATTCGCCTCGCCACCGGCATCTGCCTAGTTCCGGAACACAATCCGGTAGTTCTCGCCAAGGTGATCGCCACCCTCGATTGGCTCAGCGAGGGACGATTTGCCCTCGGCGTCGGTATTGGCTGGCTTGAAGAGGAATTCGCTGCGATCGGGATTCCGTGGGAACGGCGGGCGCAACGAACCCGCGAGTGCATCGACGCGATGCGCCGATTGTGGGGCGACGACGTGAGCTCTTTTTCGGGCGAGTTCGTGAGCTTCAAGGAAGTGCGCTCGTTTCCAAAGCCGGTCCGCGGTAGCGTGCCGATCATCTTCGGCGGCGAGAGCGCCCCCGCGCTGCGGCGGGTGGCCGACTATGGGACCGGATGGTTCGGGTTCAATCTGACCCCCGATGAAGCGTCAGCAAAAATCCGCAAGCTGGAGCAACTGCTACGAGCCAATAATCGGAAACTCTCCGACGTGGAGCTGATCGTATCGCCCAGCGGCAAGCCAATCACGCCGGATGATCTCAAGCGCTATCGCGAGGTGGGCGTAGGCGAGGTGGTTATCACCACCCTCGGTCTCCCGCGCACCCCCGAAGCGGCCGCCAAGACGCTCGAAGAGGGGGCACGTAAGTGGCTCGAACCGGCATTGAAGCTTTAG
- a CDS encoding PAS domain S-box protein produces the protein MSASILQSETNALLAAIIESSDDAIVSKTLDGIIQNWNRAAEVMFGYTAAEATGRHITLIIPPELRHEEDEILAKLRRGERIAHYETIRRTKDGRDLNISLTVSPIRDASGRVIGASKVARDITERKSLERDRERLLQWERDTRKQLSDAVSARDEFITVAAHELRNPLHVVHLTLQLLQRASTDSPRLAELVEKAGLQLRRLNTLVERLLDVTRVRSGTFELFRENFDMSVLVREIVARFANEPPATRITLELDATIRGSWDRLRIDQALTNLLSNAVKYGSRNPIGISASSDGSRVTIKVRDEGIGIGEEELPRIFDRFERLNAGSGREGLGLGLWIAKIIVEAHGGAILAESEVGKGSVFTVTLPLRQSNNGGRK, from the coding sequence ATGTCTGCCTCCATTCTGCAGTCCGAGACCAACGCTCTGCTCGCAGCCATTATTGAGTCCTCTGATGATGCCATCGTGAGCAAAACTTTGGACGGGATCATTCAGAACTGGAACCGTGCTGCCGAAGTCATGTTCGGGTACACGGCCGCGGAAGCAACCGGCCGCCACATCACCCTAATCATTCCTCCTGAACTTCGTCACGAAGAAGACGAGATCCTTGCAAAACTCCGCCGCGGCGAACGGATCGCTCACTACGAAACGATCCGGAGAACCAAGGATGGCAGGGATCTGAACATCTCGCTGACGGTGTCGCCAATCAGAGACGCGTCGGGACGGGTGATTGGCGCGTCCAAAGTCGCCCGCGACATCACGGAACGCAAATCGCTGGAGCGTGATCGCGAACGGCTGCTCCAGTGGGAGCGGGACACTCGCAAGCAGCTCAGCGACGCGGTCTCCGCCCGCGACGAGTTCATCACGGTTGCCGCTCACGAGTTGCGCAATCCCCTACACGTGGTTCATCTCACGCTCCAATTGTTGCAACGCGCCTCTACCGACTCTCCGCGGCTGGCTGAACTGGTCGAGAAGGCGGGCCTTCAGCTCAGGCGGTTGAATACGTTGGTCGAGCGGCTCCTCGATGTTACGCGGGTCCGTTCCGGCACCTTCGAACTTTTTCGTGAGAACTTCGATATGAGTGTCCTTGTGCGGGAAATCGTCGCCCGCTTCGCGAATGAACCACCTGCGACACGGATTACGCTCGAACTGGACGCCACGATCAGAGGCAGTTGGGATCGGCTCCGGATCGATCAGGCGCTAACCAACTTGCTTTCCAATGCCGTCAAGTATGGCAGTCGGAATCCGATCGGCATAAGCGCTTCCAGCGACGGCTCCCGAGTCACAATCAAGGTGCGCGACGAAGGAATTGGCATTGGCGAAGAAGAGCTCCCGCGGATTTTCGATCGCTTCGAGCGACTTAACGCGGGGTCTGGGCGCGAGGGCCTAGGCCTAGGCCTTTGGATAGCAAAGATCATCGTGGAAGCGCACGGAGGCGCCATTCTCGCCGAAAGCGAGGTCGGCAAGGGCTCCGTCTTCACCGTGACCCTTCCCCTCCGGCAATCAAATAACGGTGGACGGAAATAA
- a CDS encoding response regulator codes for MADDDVVLVVEDEEEARTFLVEILKYEGFNAIGFANGLEALEYLQQAEPPRLIVLDLRMPVMDGPQFRAAQLSDPRLAKIPVVVVTALEPSAAVGLSPLRIFRKPVDVEGLIKVVRENC; via the coding sequence ATGGCTGACGACGATGTTGTCTTGGTTGTCGAAGACGAGGAAGAAGCGCGCACATTCCTGGTTGAAATTCTTAAGTACGAAGGCTTCAATGCCATTGGTTTCGCAAACGGTCTCGAAGCACTGGAGTACTTGCAGCAAGCTGAACCACCACGCCTGATCGTTCTCGACCTGCGGATGCCCGTGATGGATGGTCCGCAATTTCGGGCGGCGCAGTTAAGTGATCCTCGCCTAGCCAAAATTCCCGTGGTCGTCGTCACCGCGCTGGAGCCTTCGGCGGCGGTTGGTCTCTCGCCGTTGCGGATTTTCCGGAAGCCTGTCGACGTGGAAGGCTTGATCAAAGTTGTTCGGGAGAATTGCTAG
- a CDS encoding NAD(P)-dependent alcohol dehydrogenase yields MKAFVMQGLGRVQFADKSVPKPGPNDAIIKTTHALICTSDSHTVHGAIGPRENLTLGHEAVGLVHEVGPEVRLYKPGDRVVVGAITPDWGDYASQAGHPSQSGAALGGWKFANIKDGVFAEYFHVNDADANLARIPPEVSEESAVYCCDMLSTGFMAAENADIPIGGTVAVFALGPVGLMAVAGARLRGAGLVIGVDSVPQRQALARQYGADAIIDHSPGNPVERIMDLTAGRGVDSAIEALGGSEPFQNAIKVTKPGGTISNVGYHGKGDFVNIPRLDWGVGMAEKTIRTGLCPGGRLRMERLLKILQAKRLDPTSMTTHRFKFAELDRAFEMMDKKLDGIIKPLIVF; encoded by the coding sequence ATGAAGGCATTCGTCATGCAGGGACTCGGACGCGTGCAGTTCGCCGACAAGTCCGTACCCAAGCCAGGGCCCAACGATGCGATCATAAAGACCACCCATGCTTTGATTTGTACATCCGATTCGCACACGGTGCACGGCGCCATTGGCCCGCGGGAAAATCTTACCCTCGGACACGAGGCGGTCGGCCTCGTTCATGAAGTGGGCCCCGAGGTCAGGCTCTACAAACCCGGAGACCGCGTGGTAGTCGGCGCGATCACCCCGGATTGGGGTGACTACGCTTCGCAGGCGGGGCATCCATCACAATCGGGCGCCGCACTGGGTGGATGGAAATTTGCCAACATCAAGGATGGAGTATTCGCTGAATACTTCCACGTGAACGACGCTGACGCGAACCTGGCACGTATCCCGCCCGAGGTGAGCGAAGAAAGCGCCGTATACTGCTGTGACATGCTCTCGACCGGTTTTATGGCCGCCGAGAACGCCGACATTCCGATCGGCGGCACCGTGGCAGTTTTCGCGCTGGGACCGGTCGGATTGATGGCGGTCGCGGGCGCGCGGCTTCGCGGCGCGGGCCTGGTGATCGGCGTCGATTCCGTACCCCAACGGCAGGCGCTCGCACGTCAATACGGCGCCGACGCGATCATTGATCATTCACCGGGAAACCCGGTTGAGCGAATCATGGACCTCACCGCCGGCCGCGGGGTTGACTCAGCGATTGAGGCTCTGGGCGGCTCTGAACCATTTCAAAACGCAATCAAGGTGACCAAACCGGGTGGTACGATTTCCAACGTCGGATACCACGGCAAGGGCGACTTCGTTAACATCCCGCGTCTGGACTGGGGCGTAGGGATGGCGGAAAAAACCATCCGCACCGGCCTCTGTCCCGGAGGGCGACTGCGGATGGAACGCCTCTTAAAAATTCTGCAGGCCAAGCGCCTGGATCCGACCAGCATGACTACGCATCGGTTCAAGTTTGCTGAGCTCGATCGCGCCTTCGAAATGATGGACAAGAAGCTCGACGGAATTATCAAGCCGCTGATCGTGTTTTGA
- a CDS encoding alpha/beta hydrolase — MNTTEEIRMLGYAVKVAGLEAHDLVLPEGHHVIVGAMRFHYLDWGGNGHPLLFLHGGGLNAHTWDVVALMLHKRFRCIALDQRGHGESEWSAAHDYGVDTQVGDIEGFVELLRLENPLLVGQSMGGLNAIAYAIRHSERIKGLVVVDVGPEINPSGAERIREFSSTPELDSPEAFLERATKFNPLRDPEVLRRSLFYNLRQLPSGKWTLKHDQRRSTEDNARANAQREHLAGQIEKISSPTLIIRGARSDILSDEAAQKFAGSLPRGRWVRVEGAGHNVQGDNPRGLLEAIDPFLDEIGLK; from the coding sequence GTGAACACCACCGAAGAAATTCGCATGCTCGGCTATGCCGTCAAGGTCGCCGGCCTGGAAGCGCACGACCTGGTTCTTCCCGAAGGCCATCACGTGATCGTTGGCGCGATGCGCTTTCATTATTTGGACTGGGGTGGCAACGGTCATCCGCTTCTGTTCCTGCACGGCGGTGGCCTCAACGCGCACACCTGGGACGTCGTTGCGCTGATGCTACATAAACGCTTCCGGTGCATCGCGCTTGATCAGCGCGGTCACGGCGAGAGCGAATGGTCCGCCGCACACGACTACGGGGTCGACACGCAGGTGGGAGACATCGAAGGATTCGTCGAGCTGCTCCGACTGGAAAATCCTCTGTTGGTGGGCCAGTCGATGGGGGGGCTCAATGCGATCGCCTACGCGATCCGTCACAGTGAACGGATTAAGGGGCTGGTAGTGGTGGATGTTGGCCCCGAGATCAACCCGTCCGGGGCCGAGCGAATCCGGGAATTTTCTAGCACCCCCGAGCTTGATTCGCCCGAGGCATTTCTTGAACGTGCCACCAAGTTCAATCCGCTTCGAGACCCCGAGGTGCTGCGGCGCAGTCTCTTTTACAACCTGCGGCAACTCCCGAGCGGAAAGTGGACGCTCAAGCACGACCAGCGGCGCAGCACGGAAGATAACGCGCGAGCGAACGCCCAGCGCGAACACCTCGCCGGCCAGATTGAAAAGATCAGCTCCCCTACCCTGATTATCCGCGGCGCACGCAGCGACATCCTGAGCGATGAGGCGGCGCAGAAGTTTGCCGGCTCTCTCCCCCGTGGCCGCTGGGTGCGCGTGGAGGGTGCGGGGCACAACGTGCAAGGCGACAACCCGCGCGGCCTGCTTGAGGCAATCGATCCGTTTCTGGATGAAATTGGCCTGAAATAG
- the speA gene encoding biosynthetic arginine decarboxylase: MASFGRASVRSQEHDVVEFNEQDWTIKDAKATYLVDRWGAGYFDINDDGEMMVLPLLGRGGKIVIREVVEAARQKGLGCPLLIRFQDMLHHRVRALNEAFTAAISRKRFRGVYRGVFPIKVNQLREVAEEIVNAGRPFHYGLEAGSKPELFAALSLHTDNESLIICNGYKDENYIRAALLGRKLGKTVLLVAEKLSEVQSIVAIAKEVGIEPTIGVRLRLFSKGAGKWSESSGGAAKFGLSTEELLQATAILRDAGMSTALKLLHFHIGSQVPDILIIKRAIREATRYYAKLRKMGHPIDYLDVGGGLAIDYDGSRTTSNSSMNYSVREYARDIVSNVADVCDEENVPHPNLVSESGRAVVAHHSVLVVETLNTVEKPGKAPGNFAVEEHKLLRGLREVGELLEQRELSESWHDLVQIREESQKMFELGLLDLELKAKTESLFWEVAQRLMRLASQLNVNDLPEEMVELRRELADQYICNFSVFQSLLDHWALGAMFPVMPIHRLNERPLARARLADITCDSDGKISKYIHNDDEDDTLPLHPVNDRPYFLGVFLTGAYQDIMGDLHNLFGRVNEVHVFLDTDEPCGYYLEVVIPGSTISEVLGMVQYDAREMVARVKMQVDAAIKQDRIKPSDGMKLLEDYERGLRDDTYLHTS; encoded by the coding sequence ATGGCTTCTTTCGGAAGAGCGAGTGTACGTTCGCAAGAACACGATGTTGTCGAGTTCAATGAACAGGACTGGACGATCAAGGACGCGAAGGCGACCTATCTGGTCGACCGCTGGGGCGCCGGCTATTTCGATATCAACGACGACGGCGAGATGATGGTCCTCCCGCTGCTTGGACGTGGCGGGAAAATCGTGATTCGGGAGGTGGTCGAGGCAGCACGCCAGAAAGGGCTCGGCTGCCCACTGCTGATTCGCTTCCAGGACATGCTGCACCATCGAGTGCGCGCGCTGAACGAAGCGTTCACCGCGGCGATCTCGCGCAAGCGCTTCCGGGGTGTCTACCGCGGAGTTTTTCCGATCAAGGTTAACCAGCTTCGCGAAGTGGCGGAGGAAATCGTCAACGCGGGCCGCCCGTTCCATTACGGGCTGGAAGCTGGCTCGAAACCGGAGCTGTTTGCGGCGCTGTCACTGCATACCGACAATGAGTCTCTGATCATCTGCAACGGCTACAAGGACGAGAATTACATTCGCGCGGCATTGCTCGGTCGCAAACTGGGTAAGACCGTGCTGCTAGTCGCGGAGAAGCTTTCCGAAGTTCAATCCATCGTCGCGATTGCCAAGGAAGTTGGAATCGAGCCGACGATCGGAGTGCGCCTGAGGCTTTTCAGCAAGGGCGCCGGCAAGTGGTCCGAATCTAGCGGTGGCGCCGCCAAGTTCGGCCTTTCGACCGAAGAGCTGCTGCAGGCTACGGCGATTCTGCGCGATGCGGGCATGAGCACGGCGCTCAAGCTGCTGCATTTTCATATCGGCTCGCAGGTCCCCGACATCCTGATCATCAAGCGCGCGATTCGTGAAGCGACGCGCTACTACGCGAAGCTCCGCAAGATGGGCCATCCCATAGACTATCTGGACGTCGGCGGCGGACTTGCGATCGATTACGACGGCTCGCGCACCACCTCAAATTCCTCGATGAACTACAGCGTGCGCGAGTACGCGCGCGACATCGTTTCCAATGTGGCCGACGTCTGCGACGAAGAGAACGTTCCTCATCCCAACCTGGTATCGGAATCCGGGCGCGCGGTCGTCGCGCATCACTCGGTCCTCGTGGTGGAAACGCTCAACACGGTTGAAAAGCCGGGCAAGGCGCCCGGAAACTTTGCGGTCGAGGAGCACAAGTTGTTGCGCGGGCTGCGCGAAGTCGGCGAATTGCTGGAGCAGCGCGAGCTTTCCGAGTCGTGGCACGATTTGGTGCAGATTCGCGAAGAATCGCAAAAGATGTTCGAGCTCGGGCTGCTCGATCTTGAACTGAAGGCCAAAACCGAAAGTTTATTCTGGGAGGTCGCTCAGCGCCTCATGCGGCTCGCATCGCAACTCAACGTTAATGATCTGCCGGAAGAAATGGTCGAACTACGGCGGGAGCTGGCCGATCAGTACATCTGCAACTTTTCAGTGTTCCAGTCGTTGCTCGACCACTGGGCGTTGGGCGCGATGTTTCCGGTCATGCCGATTCACCGGCTCAACGAGCGGCCGCTGGCGCGCGCGCGGCTGGCCGACATAACCTGCGATTCGGATGGAAAAATATCCAAGTACATCCATAACGATGACGAGGATGACACCCTGCCTCTGCATCCGGTGAACGATCGCCCGTATTTCCTCGGCGTGTTTCTTACCGGTGCCTACCAGGACATCATGGGCGACTTGCACAACCTGTTCGGTCGGGTCAACGAGGTGCACGTCTTTCTGGATACCGACGAACCGTGTGGCTACTACCTGGAGGTCGTGATTCCCGGCAGCACCATTTCGGAAGTGCTGGGGATGGTTCAGTACGACGCGCGTGAAATGGTGGCGCGTGTAAAAATGCAGGTCGACGCGGCGATCAAGCAGGATCGCATCAAGCCCAGCGATGGGATGAAGCTGCTTGAGGACTACGAGAGAGGGCTTCGCGACGACACCTACCTGCACACCAGCTGA
- the ppa gene encoding inorganic diphosphatase codes for MSPDGRAQDSPRANPPDEIHLLIEIPEGGVPVKYELDKVSGAMFVNRFLHTAMYYPANYGFIPNTLSQDGDPCDAMVLSQVPVVPGAVIRCRPVGALLMEDEHGIDEKILAVPVEELNPYYDGIEELTDVPEILREQIEHFFRHYKELEKGKWVKVTGWVDRSSARKLIIEGIARSGTS; via the coding sequence GTGTCTCCGGATGGACGTGCACAAGATTCCCCCCGGGCTAACCCGCCCGACGAGATTCACCTATTGATCGAGATTCCGGAAGGCGGCGTTCCGGTCAAGTACGAGCTCGACAAGGTTTCGGGTGCGATGTTCGTAAATCGTTTCCTTCACACTGCCATGTACTATCCGGCTAACTACGGCTTTATTCCGAACACCCTCTCCCAAGATGGCGACCCCTGCGATGCGATGGTGTTGTCGCAGGTTCCGGTCGTGCCGGGCGCGGTCATTCGATGCCGCCCGGTGGGAGCGCTGCTCATGGAGGACGAGCACGGGATCGATGAAAAAATTCTCGCGGTGCCGGTCGAGGAACTGAATCCCTACTACGATGGCATCGAAGAACTGACTGATGTTCCGGAAATCCTGCGTGAGCAAATCGAACATTTTTTTCGCCACTACAAGGAGCTCGAGAAGGGAAAGTGGGTCAAGGTCACCGGGTGGGTCGATCGCAGCTCGGCGCGAAAGCTGATCATCGAGGGAATCGCCCGGTCAGGGACGAGCTAA
- a CDS encoding 2-hydroxychromene-2-carboxylate isomerase, which produces MQTVDFYYDFSSTNSYFAAFMLPEICARSGATMRWLPLHSAGLFRGTGFDVMAMTPRKARYLWRDHARFAEATGLPFRRPSRFPIKTALALRCVLAVDRPGTKDEDRGRMDLSQALFRSYWERDENIADPEVLAGLISGIGLDPGAIIDRANSQEIREALREVTSRAAERGVFGVPTFFVKDEMFWGKDRLDFVEQRVKRDRRMEGLD; this is translated from the coding sequence ATGCAAACCGTCGACTTCTACTACGACTTCTCGAGCACGAACAGCTACTTCGCCGCGTTCATGCTCCCCGAAATCTGTGCGCGAAGCGGGGCTACGATGCGCTGGCTTCCCCTTCATTCCGCCGGGCTCTTTCGGGGTACCGGTTTCGACGTGATGGCGATGACGCCCCGCAAGGCCCGCTACTTGTGGCGCGACCACGCGCGGTTTGCGGAGGCCACCGGACTGCCATTTCGGCGCCCCTCGCGCTTTCCCATCAAAACTGCGCTCGCATTGCGATGCGTACTCGCTGTGGATCGTCCGGGTACCAAGGACGAAGACCGAGGCCGCATGGATCTGTCGCAAGCATTGTTTCGGTCCTACTGGGAGCGAGACGAGAATATTGCCGATCCCGAGGTGCTGGCGGGCCTCATCAGTGGGATAGGACTCGACCCGGGCGCGATCATCGATCGCGCCAACTCCCAGGAGATTCGCGAAGCGCTCAGAGAAGTGACCAGCCGCGCGGCGGAGCGCGGCGTATTCGGTGTGCCGACATTCTTTGTCAAAGATGAAATGTTTTGGGGCAAAGACCGGCTGGATTTCGTGGAACAACGAGTCAAACGAGATCGCCGAATGGAAGGTCTGGACTAA
- a CDS encoding DsbA family protein, which yields MNSRTIIVVYTDYKSPYAYLAKDLVYELERDFPVTVDWLPYTLDIPSFLGSARVDERGNVIESHRDPHQWRRVRYSYMDCRRQARKRGLTILGPRKIWDSSVAAIGMLWAKRHDAAVFRNYHDRIFENFWRRELNIEDPEVIATTLAACGANASGFISYLSGPGRTEHDEICQQAEATGVFGVPTFVIESELFWGREHLADIRALLANPSASHSDA from the coding sequence ATGAACTCTCGAACGATCATCGTTGTCTACACCGATTACAAGAGTCCGTACGCCTATCTCGCGAAAGATCTCGTTTATGAACTGGAACGCGACTTTCCGGTGACTGTCGATTGGTTGCCGTACACCCTGGACATCCCGAGTTTCCTGGGAAGCGCGCGAGTCGATGAGCGCGGCAACGTGATTGAATCCCATCGAGACCCGCATCAATGGCGGCGGGTGAGATATTCCTACATGGATTGCCGTCGCCAGGCGCGCAAGCGCGGGCTCACGATTCTCGGCCCGCGCAAGATCTGGGATTCGTCGGTGGCCGCGATCGGGATGTTATGGGCGAAGCGCCATGACGCCGCGGTCTTTCGCAACTATCACGACCGCATCTTTGAAAATTTCTGGCGGCGCGAGCTCAATATCGAAGATCCAGAAGTCATCGCCACAACCCTGGCCGCCTGCGGCGCCAACGCCTCCGGCTTTATAAGCTACCTCTCCGGGCCCGGGCGTACCGAGCATGACGAGATTTGTCAGCAGGCCGAGGCGACAGGCGTGTTCGGCGTACCTACGTTCGTTATTGAGAGCGAGCTTTTCTGGGGCCGCGAGCACCTAGCGGATATTCGCGCGCTGCTAGCAAATCCCTCCGCCTCTCACAGCGACGCGTAG
- a CDS encoding serine hydrolase domain-containing protein: MTLRIEGTWDPKFSRVKDAFAANFESGGEVGAAVALVLDGCPVVDLWAGHADQARSRPWTRDTLVNVYSTTKGLAAICAHRLVDQGRLDLDAPVARYWPEFAQAGKEKIPVRFLLSHRAGLPAVRKPLPREAFFKWDTMCAALAEQEPWWKPGENFGYHAITYAWLVGEVIRRVSGKTPGTYFREEIVEQLDLDAHIGLAAVHDRRTADIIGAPPPKPGETNPMMEMLRDPESMSAKAIANPPINIVGDANSRAWRAMELPSANGHATARSLARVYGALARGGEVDGYRVLTPASIVRCYTEQSRGTDLVMQVFGRIGLGFMLNSPEIPMGPNPHPFGHPGAGGSLGFADPDAKIGFGYVMNQMGASVGLDPRPRRLIDAAYASL; encoded by the coding sequence ATGACATTGAGAATTGAGGGAACCTGGGATCCGAAATTCAGTCGGGTCAAAGATGCGTTTGCCGCCAATTTCGAAAGCGGTGGTGAGGTCGGAGCGGCGGTCGCGTTGGTGCTTGATGGCTGTCCCGTCGTTGACCTGTGGGCGGGCCACGCCGACCAGGCCAGAAGCCGTCCGTGGACCCGCGATACGCTGGTCAACGTCTACTCGACGACCAAGGGGCTTGCTGCGATCTGCGCTCATCGTTTAGTCGACCAGGGCAGGCTCGACCTCGATGCTCCTGTGGCCCGTTATTGGCCCGAGTTTGCGCAGGCGGGAAAGGAGAAGATCCCGGTGCGGTTCCTGCTGAGTCATCGTGCAGGTCTTCCTGCTGTGCGCAAGCCGCTGCCGCGCGAAGCATTCTTTAAATGGGACACTATGTGTGCGGCGCTTGCAGAGCAGGAGCCCTGGTGGAAGCCGGGAGAGAACTTCGGCTACCACGCGATCACTTATGCGTGGCTGGTGGGCGAGGTTATCCGGCGTGTGAGCGGAAAAACCCCGGGAACCTATTTTCGCGAGGAGATCGTCGAGCAGCTGGATCTTGATGCGCATATCGGGCTCGCAGCGGTCCACGACCGGCGCACTGCAGATATCATCGGGGCGCCGCCTCCCAAGCCCGGCGAGACCAACCCGATGATGGAGATGTTGCGCGACCCGGAATCGATGAGCGCAAAGGCCATTGCGAATCCACCGATCAATATCGTGGGCGACGCGAACTCCCGGGCGTGGCGGGCGATGGAGCTGCCTTCGGCGAATGGGCATGCTACCGCCCGCTCGCTGGCGCGGGTTTACGGAGCGCTCGCCCGCGGCGGAGAGGTTGACGGCTACCGGGTCCTCACGCCCGCAAGCATCGTACGTTGTTACACTGAGCAGTCGAGGGGTACGGATCTGGTGATGCAGGTGTTCGGACGCATCGGGCTGGGGTTTATGCTTAATTCGCCCGAGATCCCAATGGGCCCAAATCCGCATCCGTTCGGTCATCCCGGCGCAGGCGGGTCGCTTGGCTTCGCCGATCCCGACGCCAAAATTGGATTCGGCTACGTGATGAATCAGATGGGTGCAAGTGTGGGCCTGGACCCGCGTCCCCGGCGTCTCATCGACGCGGCCTACGCGTCGCTGTGA
- the arsS gene encoding arsenosugar biosynthesis radical SAM (seleno)protein ArsS (Some members of this family are selenoproteins.): protein MGAFSLASSFDDALANHGLGVLTRTAPHTLQVNVGKLCNQACHHCHVDAGPKRTEQMARTTAERVIELLKQSPSIDTVDITGGAPELNASFAMLVECARELGRRVIVRCNLTVILVEGMAWLVDFYRRHRVELICSLPCYTADNVDRQRGNGVFDKSIAVLRLLNQTGFGRGELILDLVYNPVTPMLAPDQAELEARYRDALGENFGISFDRLLTLNNMPIARFADQLDRAGMHSEYMGLLVNHFNPATVERLMCRTLVSVGWEGGLYDCDFNQMLAIPLRVGGRALTIYDVDDLSALAGTRVTTASHCFGCTAGAGSSCGGALE from the coding sequence ATGGGTGCTTTTTCTCTCGCGTCAAGCTTCGACGATGCACTTGCAAACCATGGACTGGGCGTTCTGACGCGCACGGCGCCTCACACGCTTCAGGTCAACGTCGGTAAGCTGTGCAATCAGGCGTGTCATCATTGTCACGTCGATGCGGGGCCCAAGCGCACCGAGCAGATGGCGCGGACTACCGCGGAGCGCGTGATCGAGTTGCTGAAGCAGAGTCCTTCCATCGACACGGTGGATATCACGGGCGGTGCGCCCGAGTTGAACGCCTCCTTCGCGATGCTGGTAGAATGCGCCCGAGAACTCGGTCGGCGTGTGATCGTGCGCTGCAATTTGACCGTAATCCTCGTGGAAGGTATGGCGTGGCTGGTAGATTTCTATCGCCGCCACCGCGTAGAGCTGATTTGCTCGCTGCCGTGCTACACGGCGGACAATGTCGACCGGCAACGCGGCAACGGAGTCTTCGACAAGAGCATTGCGGTGCTAAGGCTTCTCAACCAAACCGGATTCGGACGCGGGGAACTGATCTTGGATCTGGTCTACAATCCGGTCACCCCAATGCTTGCACCGGACCAGGCCGAACTGGAAGCGCGCTATCGCGATGCACTCGGTGAAAATTTCGGAATCAGCTTTGATCGCCTGCTGACACTGAACAACATGCCCATCGCGCGCTTCGCCGACCAGCTCGATCGCGCGGGAATGCATAGCGAATACATGGGGTTGCTGGTCAATCATTTCAATCCGGCCACCGTCGAGCGCTTGATGTGCAGAACCCTGGTGAGCGTGGGATGGGAAGGTGGGTTGTACGATTGCGATTTCAACCAGATGCTGGCGATTCCGCTGCGCGTCGGAGGTCGCGCGCTGACCATCTACGATGTGGATGATCTGAGTGCTCTTGCGGGGACGCGGGTCACGACCGCATCGCACTGCTTTGGATGCACGGCGGGTGCTGGATCGAGCTGCGGCGGTGCCCTCGAGTGA